A single region of the Oryzias melastigma strain HK-1 linkage group LG23, ASM292280v2, whole genome shotgun sequence genome encodes:
- the tbk1 gene encoding serine/threonine-protein kinase TBK1, whose product MQSTTNYLWLISDLLGQGATANVYRGRHKKTGDLYAVKVFNNLSFLRPLDVQMREFEVLKKLNHKNIVKLFAVEEESNTRHKVLVMEYCPCGSLYTVLEEPSNAYGLPEDEFLIVLHDVVAGMNHLREYGIVHRDIKPGNIMRVIGEDGCSVYKLTDFGAARELEDDEQFVSLYGTEEYLHPDMYERAVLRKDHQKKYGATVDLWSIGVTFYHAATGSLPFRPFEGPRRNKEVMYKIITEKPSGTISGHQKCENGKIEWSTEMPVSCSLSKGLQSLLTPVLANILEADQEKCWGFDQFFAETNDILHRTVVYVFSLQQATLHHIYIHEYNTAALFQELLCRRTSIPLHNQELLYEGRRLLLDPNRQAKSFPRTSRDNPIMLVSRESVATVGLIFEDPSPPKVQPRYDLDLDASYAKTFAGDVGHLWKTSESLLVYQELVRKGVRGLIELMKEDYSEILHKKAEVFYLCSCCSQMLEKSEQLFEVLMQASMLSSEYDEVSDMHKKVLRISSSLDPLERNMQDVKSKFLPGGLLNDGWTQQVGTHPEDRNVEKIKVLLDSITAIYQQFKKDKAERRLPYNEEQIHKFDKQKLVLHASKARSLFTEECAMKYRLFISKSEEWMRKIHQVRKQLLSLSGQLISVQKEVTMLMERNIKLQELLPQKVLPLVSSGMKPQAYLSQNTLVEMTLGMKKLKEEMEGVVKELAENNHFLERFGTLTLDGGLRG is encoded by the exons atgcagagcACCACCAACTACCTGTGGCTGATCTCTGACCTGCTGGGTCAGGGGGCCACCGCCAACGTCTACCGGGGGAGGCACAAG AAAACCGGAGACCTGTACGCCGTCAAGGTCTTCAACAACCTGAGCTTCCTGCGGCCGCTGGACGTCCAGATGAGGGAGTTCGAGGTCCTGAAGAAGCTCAACCACAAGAACATCGTCAAGCTGTTCGccgtggaggaggag TCCAACACTCGCCATAAGGTTCTGGTGATGGAGTACTGTCCCTGCGGCAGTCTCTATACGGTTCTGGAGGAGCCATCCAACGCCTACGGCCTCCCGGAGGACGAGTTCCTCATTGTCCTCCACGACGTGG TGGCAGGTATGAACCACCTGAGAGAGTACGGCATCGTTCACCGCGACATCAAACCGGGGAACATCATGCGCGTCATCGGGGAGGACGGCTGTTCCGTCTACAAGCTGACGGACTTCGGAGCGGCCCGGGAGCTGGAGGATGACGAGCAGTTCGTGTCTCTGTACGGCACAGAGGAATACCTG CACCCGGACATGTACGAGCGCGCAGTGCTAAGGAAGGACCACCAGAAGAAGTACGGCGCCACGGTTGACCTGTGGAGCATCGGTGTCACCTTCTACCACGCCGCCACCGGCAGCCTCCCCTTCAGGCCGTTTGAGGGGCCGCGCCGGAACAAGGAAGTGAT GTACAAGATCATCACGGAGAAACCGTCAGGGACCATCTCTGGTCATCAGAAGTGTGAGAACGGCAAGATCGAGTGGAGCACAGAGATGCCCGTGTCCTGCAGCCTGTCCAA AGGTCTTCAGAGCCTCCTGACCCCGGTCCTCGCCAACATCCTGGAGGCGGATCAGGAGAAGTGTTGGGGCTTCGACCAGTTTTTCGCAGAGACCAACGACATCCTGCACCGAACCGTGGTCTACGTGTTCAGCCTGCAGCAGGCCACCCTGCACCACATCTACATCCACGAGTACAACAC GGCGGCGCTGTTCCAGGAGCTGCTGTGCCGCAGGACCAGCATCCCTCTGCACAACCAGGAGCTGCTGTACGAGGGCCGCCGGCTCCTCCTGGACCCCAACCGGCAGGCCAAGAGCTTCCCCCGGACGTCCAGAGACAACCCCATCATGCTGGTCAGCCGCGAGTCTGTGGCTACCGTGGGACTCATCTTTGAAGACC CCAGTCCTCCTAAAGTCCAACCTCGCTACGACCTGGACCTGGACGCCAGTTACGCCAAG ACTTTTGCAGGCGACGTCGGACATCTGTGGAAAACCTCGGAGTCTCTGCTGGTTTACCAGGAACTGGTGCGGAAGGGAGTCCGAGGTCTGAT AGAGCTGATGAAGGAGGACTACAGCGAGATCTTGCACAAGAAGGCCGAGGTTTTCTACctgtgcagctgctgctcccAGATGCTGGAGAAGAGCGAGCAGCT GTTCGAGGTGCTGATGCAGGCCAGCATGCTGTCGTCAGAGTACGACGAGGTGTCGGACATGCACAAGAAGGTGCTCAGG ATCTCCAGCTCTCTGGACCCGCTGGAGCGGAACATGCAGGACGTGAAGAGCAAGTTCCTGCCCGGAGGTCTGCTGAACGACGGCTGGACGCAGCAAGTGGGGACGCACCCCGAGGACAGGAA CGTGGAGAAGATCAAAGTTCTCCTGGACTCCATCACCGCCATCTACCAGCAGTTCAAGAAGGACAAAGCGGAGCGCC GTCTGCCGTACAACGAGGAGCAGATCCACAAGTTTGACAA GCAGAAACTGGTCCTTCACGCCAGCAAAGCCCGTTCTCTGTTCACCGAGGAGTGCGCCATGAAGTACCGCCTCTTCATCTCCAAGAGCGAGGAGTGGATGAG GAAGATCCACCAGGTGAGGAAGCAGCTGCTCAGCCTGTCCGGTCAGCTGATCAGCGTCCAGAAGGAGGTGACCATGCTGATGGAGAGGAACATCAAG CTGCAGGAGCTCCTCCCCCAGAAAGTTCTGCCTCTGGTGTCCAGCGGGATGAAACCTCAGGCGTACCTGAGCCAGAACACGCTGGTGGAGATGACTCTGGG GATGAagaagctgaaggaggagatggagggCGTGGTCAAGGAGCTGGCAGAGAACAACCACTTCCTGGAGAG GTTCGGGACTCTGACGCTGGACGGAGGCCTGCGAGGCTGA
- the lrp6 gene encoding low-density lipoprotein receptor-related protein 6, protein MGVALRSFLLLSFSFVIRVAGEPLLLYANRRDLRLVDAAHEKANDSLVVGGLEDAAAVDYVYAKGLIYWSDVSEEAIKRTFFNQSGAGPVQTVVQGLASPDGLACDWLGSKLYWTDSETNRIEVAELDGSLRKVLFWQELDQPRAIALDPERGFMYWTDWGEVPKIERAGMDGTNRSMIIHKEIYWPNGLTLDYSQQKLYWADAKFSFIHRSNLDGSHREVVVEDELPHPFALTLFESTLFWTDWNTHSIHSCTKETGRGQRTVHSNIFSPMDIHVFSPRRQSVSVNTPCSLDNGGCSHLCLLAPSSPFFRCACPTGVQLLEDGRTCRDGATQMLLLARRTDLRQISLDTPDFTDVVLQVEDIRHAIAIDYDPVEGYLYWTDDDVKAIRRSRLDGSDAQFIVTSQVSHPDGIAVDWIARNLYWTDTGTDRIEVTRLNGTMRKILISEDLDEPRAIVLDPVAGYMYWTDWGEVPKIERADLDGMERVVMVNTSLGWPNGLALDYDERKIYWGDAKTDKIEVMNMNGTGRRVLVENKLPHIFGFTLLGEHIYWTDWQRRSIERVHKRSAEREVIIDQLPDLMGLKATFVHQAFGWNPCADGNGGCSHLCLHKPGGVQCGCPIGLELIADMRTCIVPEAFLLFSRHTDIRRISLETNNNNVAIPLTGVKEASALDFDVTDNRIYWTDITLKTISRAFMNGSALEHVVEFGLDYPEGMAVDWLGKNLYWADTGTNRIEVAKLDGQHRQVLVWKDLDSPRALALDPAEGYMYWTEWGGKPKIDRAAMDGTGRMTLVGNVGRANGLTIDYAERRLYWTDLDTTLIESSNMLGLDREVIADDLPHPFGLTQYQDYIYWTDWSQRSIERANKTSGQNRTLIQGHLDYVMDILVFHSSRQGGWNACAATNGHCSHLCLAVPVSSFVCGCPAHFSLNDDNKTCSAPTSFLLFSQKSAINRMVIDEQQSPDIILPIHNLKSVRAIDYDPLDKHLYWIDSKQNLIRRAQENGNQCTTVVSSSLIGPGQVLQLYDLSIDIYSRFIYWTNEATNVINVTRMDGSRVGVVLSGEQDRPRAIVVNPERGYMYFTNLQERSPKIERAALDGTEREVLFFRGLGKPVALAIDNEAGKLFWVDSDLRRIESSDLSGANRIVIADSNILQPVGLTVFGDHLYWIDKQQQMIERIDKTTRDGRTKVQARVSYLSDIHAVHELDMRDYGKHPCTWDNGGCSHICIVKGDGTTRCSCPVHLVLLQDELSCGEPPTCAPDQFACTSGEVDCIPQTWRCDGYSECDDSSDEEDCPVCSDDEFQCDSRQCIDLSLRCNGEVNCQDRSDENKCDVPPRCPADQFSCSNGQCIGKHKKCDHNMDCSDNSDEIGCYPTEEPPPPTNNTINSIVGVVMALFVVGAIYFVCQRVLCPQMKDDGETVTTNDFVVHGPSSMPLGYVPHPSSLSSSLPGMSRGKSVIDSLSIMGGSSGPPYDRAHVTGASSSSSSSTKGTYFPPILNPPPSPATVRSQYTLEFGYSSNSPSTHRSYSYRPYTYRHFAPPTTPCSTDVCDSDYTPGRRAPLKSGSVAKGYTSDLNYDSEPFPPPPTPRSQYLSAEENCESCPPSPYTERSYSHHLYPPPPSPCTDSS, encoded by the exons GTTTATGTACTGGACAGACTGGGGGGAGGTCCCGAAGATCGAGCGGGCCGGGATGGACGGCACCAACCGCTCCATGATCATCCATAAGGAGATCTACTGGCCCAACGGGCTGACCCTGGACTACAGCCAGCAGAAGCTCTACTGGGCCGATGCCAAGTTCAGCTTCATCCACCGCTCCAACCTGGACGGGTCCCACAG GGAGGTGGTGGTTGAAGACGAGCTTCCTCACCCCTTCGCACTCACGCTGTTCGAGTCTACGCTCTTCTGGACCGACTGGAACACCCACTCCATCCACTCCTGCACCAAGGAGACGGGGAGGGGCCAGCGCACTGTGCACTCCAACATTTTCTCCCCCATGGACATCCACGTGTTCAGCCCCCGGAGACAGTCTGTCT CGGTCAACACCCCCTGTTCCCTGGACAACGGCGGATGTTCCCACCTGTGCCTGCTGGCGCCGTCCAGCCCCTTCTTTCGGTGCGCCTGTCCCACCGgcgtgcagctgctggaggacggCAGGACCTGCAGAGAcg GTGCGACCCAGATGCTGCTGCTGGCTCGGCGGACCGACCTGCGGCAGATCTCTCTGGACACGCCGGACTTTACGGACGTGGTGCTGCAGGTGGAGGACATCCGTCACGCCATCGCCATCGACTACGACCCGGTGGAGGGTTACCTGTACTGGACGGACGACGACGTGAAGGCGATCCGCCGCTCGCGGCTGGACGGCAGCGACGCCCAGTTCATCGTCACGTCTCAGGTTAGCCACCCCGACGGCATCGCCGTGGACTGGATCGCCCGGAACCTGTATTGGACCGACACCGGCACAGACCGGATCGAGGTGACGCGCCTCAACGGCACCATGAGGAAGATCCTGATCTCTGAGGACCTGGACGAGCCCAGAGCCATCGTCCTGGACCCTGTGGCGGG ATACATGTACTGGACCGACTGGGGGGAGGTTCCGAAGATCGAGCGGGCTGACCTGGACGGGATGGAGCGGGTGGTGATGGTGAACACCTCCCTGGGCTGGCCCAACGGGCTCGCCCTCGACTACGACGAACGCAAGATCTACTGGGGGGACGCCAAGACGGACAAGATCGAG GTGATGAACATGAACGGGACGGGCCGGCGGGTTCTGGTGGAGAACAAGCTCCCTCACATCTTCGGCTTCACGCTGCTGGGCGAGCACATCTACTGGACGGACTGGCAGCGCCGCAGCATCGAGCGCGTCCACAAACGCAGCGCCGAGCGCGAGGTCATCATCGACCAGCTGCCCGACCTCATGGGCCTGAAGGCCACCTTCGTGCACCAGGCCTTCG GCTGGAACCCGTGCGCCGACGGCAACGGCGGCTGCAGCCACCTGTGCCTGCACAAGCCGGGCGGCGTGCAGTGCGGCTGCCCCATCGGGCTGGAGCTGATCGCGGACATGCGCACCTGCATCGTCCCCGAGGCCTTCCTGCTGTTCTCCAGACACACGGACATCCGCCGCATCTCGCTGgagaccaacaacaacaacgtGGCCATCCCGCTCACCGGCGTCAAGGAGGCCTCCGCGCTCGACTTCGACGTCACCGACAACCGCATCTACTGGACCGACATCACGCTGAAG ACCATCAGCCGGGCCTTCATGAACGGCAGCGCTCTGGAGCACGTGGTGGAGTTCGGGCTGGACTACCCTGAGGGCATGGCGGTGGACTGGCTCGGGAAGAACCTCTACTGGGCCGACACCGGTACCAACCGCATCGAGGTGGCCAAACTGGACGGGCAGCACCGGCAGGTTCTGGTCTGGAAGGACCTGGACAGCCCGCGGGCCCTTGCTCTGGATCCGGCCGAGGG GTACATGTACTGGACCGAATGGGGCGGGAAGCCAAAGATCGACAGAGCTGCCATGGACGGAACCGGTCGCATGACTCTGGTGGGAAACGTGGGCCGGGCCAACGGGCTGACCATCGACTACGCTGAGCGCCGGCTGTACTGGACCGACCTGGACACCACGCTCATCGAGTCCTCCAACATGCTGG GTCTGGACCGGGAGGTGATCGCAGACGACCTCCCGCACCCGTTCGGGCTGACCCAGTACCAGGACTACATCTACTGGACGGACTGGAGCCAGCGCAGCATCGAGCGGGCCAACAAGACCAGCGGGCAGAACCGCACCCTGATCCAGGGCCACCTGGACTACGTCATGGACATCCTGGTGTTCCACTCGTCCCGGCAGGGCGGCTGGAACGCCTGCGCCGCCACCAACGGCCACTGCTCCCACCTGTGCCTCGCCGTGCCGGTCAGCAGCTTCGTCTGCGGATGCCCCGCCCACTTCTCGCTCAACGATGACAACAAGACCTGCAGCG CCCCCACCTCCTTCCTGCTGTTCAGCCAGAAGTCGGCCATCAACCGGATGGTGATCGACGAGCAGCAGAGTCCGGACATCATCCTGCCCATCCACAACCTGAAGAGCGTCCGCGCCATCGACTACGACCCGCTCGACAAGCACCTGTACTGGATCGACTCCAAGCAGAACCTCATCCGCCGCGCGCAGGAGAACGGCAACCAG TGCACGACGGTGGTGTCCAGCTCCCTGATCGGGCCGGGTCAGGTTCTGCAGCTGTACGACCTGAGCATCGACATCTACAGCCGCTTCATCTACTGGACCAACGAGGCCACCAACGTCATCAACGTGACCCGCATGGACGGCAGCCGGGTGGGCGTGGTCCTGAGCGGCGAGCAGGACCGGCCGCGGGCCATCGTGGTTAACCCGGAGAGGGG GTACATGTACTTCACCAACCTGCAGGAGCGCTCCCCCAAGATCGAGCGGGCGGCGCTGGACGGCACCGAGCGCGAGGTTCTGTTCTTCCGCGGGCTGGGGAAGCCTGTGGCGCTGGCCATCGACAACGAGGCGGGAAAACTGTTCTGGGTCGACTCAGACCTGCGGCGCATCGAGAGCAGCGACCTCTCCG GAGCCAATCGGATCGTGATCGCAGACTCCAACATCCTGCAGCCGGTCGGCCTCACCGTGTTCGGAGACCACCTGTACTGGATCGACAAGCAGCAGCAGATGATCGAGCGCATCGACAAGACCACGCGGGACGGCCGCACCAAGGTGCAGGCGCGCGTGTCCTACCTGAGCGACATCCACGCCGTGCACGAGCTGGACATGAGGGACTACG GCAAACACCCGTGCACGTGGGACAACGGCGGCTGCTCGCACATCTGCATCGTGAAGGGCGACGGCACGACGCGCTGCTCCTGCCCCGTCCACCTGGTGCTGCTGCAGGACGAGCTCTCCTGTGGAG AGCCGCCCACCTGTGCGCCGGACCAGTTCGCCTGCACGTCCGGCGAGGTGGACTGCATCCCGCAGACGTGGCGCTGCGACGGCTACTCGGAGTGCGACGACAGCAGCGACGAGGAGGACTGTCCGGTCTGCTCCGACGACGAGTTCCAGTGCGACAGCCGCCAGTGCATCGACCTGAGCCTGCGCTGCAACGGCGAGGTCAACTGCCAGGACCGCTCGGACGAGAACAAGTGTGACG TCCCGCCCCGCTGTCCCGCCGACCAGTTCTCCTGCTCCAACGGTCAGTGCATCGGCAAGCACAAGAAGTGCGACCACAACATGGACTGCAGCGACAACTCCGACGAGATCGGCTGCT ACCCGACAGAGGAGCCGCCGCCTCCAACTAACAACACTATCAACTCCATTGTGGGCGTGGTCATGGCCTTGTTCGTGGTGGGCGCCATCTATTTCGTGTGCCAGCGCGTCTTGTGTCCTCAGATGAAGGATGACGGCGAGACCGTCACCACCAACGACTTCGTGGTCCACGGGCCGTCGTCGATGCCGCTGGGATACGTTCCTCATCCCAGCTCGCTGTCCAGCTCGCTGCCCG GTATGTCCAGAGGGAAGTCTGTGATTGATTCCCTGAGCATCATGGGCGGGAGCAGCGGGCCGCCGTACGACCGGGCCCACGTCACCGGGGCCTCGTCCAGCAGCTCGTCCAGCACCAAGGGGACCTACTTCCCTCCG ATCCTGaacccgcccccctcccccgccACGGTCCGGTCCCAGTACACGCTGGAGTTCGGATACTCCTCCAACAGCCCGTCCACGCACCGGTCCTACAG TTACCGGCCGTACACCTACCGCCACTTTGCCCCGCCCACCACCCCGTGCAGCACGGACGTCTGCGACAGCGACTACACGCCGGGCCGCCGGGCGCCGCTCAAGTCCGGCAGCGTCGCGAAGGGCTACACCAGCGACCTCAACTACGACTCGGAGCCTTTCCCGCCGCCGCCGACGCCCCGCAGCCAGTACCTGTCGGCGGAGGAGAACTGCGAGAGCTGCCCGCCGTCGCCTTACACCGAGCGCAGCTACTCCCACCACCTGTACCCGCCGCCGCCCTCCCCCTGCACGGACTCCTCGTGA